One segment of Mycolicibacterium sp. YH-1 DNA contains the following:
- a CDS encoding bifunctional MaoC family dehydratase N-terminal/OB-fold nucleic acid binding domain-containing protein — MSAVDDIKAAAERVKAEGKSKPRVGRHPVNQPMVDHWLDAIGDKNPIYVDESAAKAAGHPGVVAPPAMIQVWTMMGLGGVRPDDDPLGKILELFDDAGYVGVVATNCEQTYHRYLRPGEEVSVAAELTDVVGPKRTALGEAFFITQRITWSVGDEDVAEMMWRIMKFIPADREQAPSSVPDDLDADSAMRPASSKDTKFFWDGVNAHELRVQKREDGSLQHPPVPALWLDKEQETDYVVASGKGSVFSFVVHHAPKVPGRTPPFVIALVELEEGVRMLGELRNVEPSTVEIGMPVRAMYIDFPANDVGPAWTNYAWEPDL; from the coding sequence ATGAGCGCCGTCGACGACATCAAGGCCGCGGCCGAGCGGGTCAAGGCCGAGGGCAAGAGCAAACCGCGGGTCGGCAGGCACCCGGTCAATCAACCGATGGTCGACCACTGGCTCGACGCGATCGGTGACAAGAACCCCATCTACGTCGACGAGTCCGCCGCCAAGGCGGCCGGTCACCCCGGGGTCGTGGCACCGCCCGCCATGATCCAGGTGTGGACGATGATGGGTCTCGGCGGCGTCAGGCCCGACGACGATCCGCTGGGCAAGATTCTCGAGTTGTTCGATGACGCGGGCTATGTCGGTGTCGTGGCGACCAACTGTGAGCAGACCTACCACCGCTATCTGCGTCCCGGCGAGGAAGTCAGCGTCGCCGCGGAATTGACCGACGTGGTCGGCCCGAAGCGGACCGCATTGGGTGAGGCGTTCTTCATCACGCAGCGCATCACCTGGTCGGTCGGCGACGAGGATGTCGCCGAGATGATGTGGCGCATCATGAAGTTCATTCCGGCTGACCGCGAGCAGGCGCCGTCGTCAGTGCCTGACGACCTTGATGCCGATTCCGCCATGCGTCCGGCGTCCTCCAAGGACACCAAGTTCTTCTGGGACGGCGTCAACGCGCACGAACTGCGTGTCCAGAAACGCGAGGACGGCTCGCTGCAGCATCCGCCGGTGCCGGCGCTCTGGCTCGACAAGGAGCAGGAGACCGACTACGTCGTCGCCTCCGGCAAGGGCAGCGTGTTCAGTTTCGTGGTGCACCACGCGCCGAAGGTGCCGGGTCGCACGCCCCCGTTCGTCATAGCCCTCGTCGAACTCGAAGAGGGTGTGCGCATGCTCGGTGAGCTCCGCAATGTCGAGCCCTCCACCGTGGAGATCGGAATGCCCGTCCGCGCAATGTATATCGACTTCCCGGCCAACGACGTCGGGCCAGCTTGGACCAACTACGCATGGGAGCCGGACCTGTGA
- a CDS encoding MaoC family dehydratase, translated as MSAPVIEIGTTLPELKLYGDPTFIVSTAIATRDYQDVHHDRDKAQAKGSKDIFVNILTDTGLVQRYITDWAGPSAVIKTIGLRLGVPWYAYDTVTFAGEVTAVEDGVITLKIVGSNSLGDHVIANATLTVGV; from the coding sequence GTGAGCGCACCCGTCATCGAGATCGGCACCACGCTGCCCGAACTCAAGCTGTACGGCGACCCGACGTTCATCGTGTCGACCGCGATCGCCACGCGCGACTATCAGGACGTGCACCACGACCGGGACAAGGCTCAGGCCAAGGGTTCCAAGGACATCTTCGTCAACATCCTCACCGACACCGGTCTGGTGCAGCGCTACATCACGGACTGGGCGGGCCCGTCGGCGGTCATCAAGACCATCGGCCTGCGGCTCGGGGTGCCGTGGTACGCCTATGACACCGTGACGTTCGCCGGGGAGGTCACCGCGGTGGAGGACGGTGTGATCACGTTGAAGATCGTGGGCAGCAACAGCCTTGGCGATCACGTCATCGCCAACGCGACCCTGACGGTGGGTGTCTGA